Genomic segment of Phycisphaerales bacterium AB-hyl4:
TGTCGACCTCGCTTAACGCCAACGGTGGGACCACGCCGTTGGCCATGAGCCGACGGGGGGCCGACCTCGATGTCGCTTCCGTGCAAGGTGACTTTGCCCGCTTTGAAGACCTGCGGCAACTGGACCGCTATGAGATTGAAGCAGTGGTTCACCTCGGCGCGGTGACCGGCGGTTGCAGTGAGCATGACGCGATGGCCGTCAACGTCGAGGGCACGCGCTGCCTGATGCGATACCTGATCGACCGGGGTTGCCGACGGTTCGTCCTTGCCAGTTCGATCGCGGCGGTCGGCCTGCAGTCGCCGGACTTTCGCCCGCGCAGCTTTCCCATCGCCGACGAGCATCCCTGCGATGACCGCCACGGCTACGGCTTCTCAAAGTATCTCATGGAAGAAGTCACACGCTATTTCCATCGCCAAAACCCGCAGATTGACGCCACGAACCTTCGGCTGGCGGCGATCTATCCAGATGGCAAGCCGCCTGAGACCGAACCCGACTGCACGCCCGGGCCATGGGCGCTGGCAGGCCTGACACAAATGAGTCTGCGCGACGCGGTCGATGTGTTTAACCATCGAGCAGCGCCGCGTGATCTGCCGGGCGTGCGAGCACGCGGTGCCATGTAAAGCAAACCCGGAGCGCTACTGCAAGTGCGATCGCTGCGGCTGCTGGCTCAAGCACAAGACCCGCCTGGCCGGCGAGTGGTGTCCAGTGGGGAAGTGGTAATGTGTTGTGAAGCGGGCGGTTCTGGAATAGGTGGCCGGCGGGTTGCCCATAGGGAGTTCGGTGCCAACGCATGCGTGGGTCGCGCCCAATGAGGGTGTGATCTTCACTTTTCGCTGTTGCGCATGGTGCGGCGATATCGAGCCGGGGCATAGCCGGTGACACGCTTGAAGACGCGACTAAAGTGATACTGGTCAGCGTAACCCGCCTCCTGTGCTACAACCGCGATGGGCAGGTTCGTGTGCAGGAGGTGACGCGCTGCCAGTTCGATACGCCGCTCTTCGAGCCAGCGATGTGGGGGTGACCATGTCCGCGGCACTTGCTGCAGAATCTTGCTTGGCCACATGATTATTCGAATATCACCGTCCCGCGGCGATGCCAAGGGTAGCCCCGCCAACCGAGATTGCCTTCGACAAGTGGCGACCATGTGTAGGAAATGATGTCATCGCTGGTGCTCGGCGATTCTGCTCCAACCGGCAAGGGTAATTCGACGACGTCCTGACCGGTCGCACGACCAGCTTCATCCGGCGCCTGGGTCCGGGTTCGGGTGAAACTGGCCCGCACGCGATCCAAACGACCATTTGTCGAGAGCAATTCGGCGGGAACCGTCACAAACGCTCCCCACCACCCTTGACCAGCCACGGTTTCTGACCTGATCGTCGAGGTGTCGCTCGCCAAGCTGTTGTCTGCGTGGATGGTGGCCTCAAATAGCAGTTTGTCATTGTTATAGAAAGCCATGGCCACCGCGTCCTCTGAAGTGGGAGCGTGGGTTTGACTGCAACGGAAGGCTAGATACACATGCTCGTTGTCGTGTACGATTTGAACCCTTGTTGGAAAGTCAGCCGTGAAACCAAGTCGGTCATACGGATCTCGCCCGGCACGAAGATCATCCTTGCCTTGTACGAGATGGGTTGATGCCGCCTCGCGCCATTGCGATGCTTGAAAGTCGGCTTCAGGACTTTGATCAACGCGAACAGCATGATAAACACGGTTGCGATCGACCCATCGGTGAGCTTGTCGAGCTTCCACAAAAAAGCCCATCCTTCCACGACGTTGAAGCGGATCTGGCGAAAAGTTTTCCAGCCATTCCCGCATCCAGTACACACGCCGTTTGTAGATGTCATCCTGTACGGCATTTCGCTCAGGCACATCCAACGCGATGCGTACCGATGCATCATCATTGCTTGCGTCACCCGTAAATTGAAATGATGCTGTTTCACCAGCCTTCAGCATCGGCAACGAACCTTCAATCCGATCAGTTACATCAAGGCCATCTTCGGGCAGGTCCGGATGCATGGATACATCTGCAAACCAGACCTCGCCATCCCGTCGAAAGAAATCGATGCGATTGAAACCTTCGACGTCATCTGGCACGGTGAACACATCCGTGACGGTCGCCCACTGTCCGTCCGAAGGAAAGACGCGTCGACCGCTAAAGAACTGGTTGCCATGTCTACCATCGCCTGTAAGACCATAGTAAAGGACCACCATGGGATTTCCGTCATCAGCCGTTCGCCCGGTCAATGTTACTCGGTAATCAGCTCCGGGGCTGGCATAGTTGCGCAGCCATTTCGATGCCTGGCGGTATCCCGTGTTTCCGCCTTGGGGGTTGTCAGCCGACATCTCGGATGAAATGAGATTGACCGGATAAAGCCGGGCGCGAGGGCCATCGATGCCTGGCTCAACGACAAGGCGGAGCCCGTTGTACAGTTCGCCCCGGTAGCGAATTTCACCATCGCCCCAACGAATGGTTGGGTTGTTGACGGGAGAGCCCTTGGCTTTGATCTCGATGCCGTACTGGGTGTCCGTGGCCAGGGTGTTGGTATGCACCCACCCGTCTTCAGGCTTGATTTCTCTCAGCGTGCTGCCGCGCGAAGCATTGACGGCCACCATTGCTTCGTGAAAGTAACTCTCAAGCTGATCAAGCACCTCCGGCGTATAGGTTTCGCCATACAGCCCTTTGAAAAGCCCAGCCGAGTAATCAATCGCGTTCTCCGACCACCTGACATTCTGGTAGCGGTCTATCGCAAGTCGATAAAACTTCTCCATCGGCTCGGCTGCCGGGCCAAAGAATCGCTTGCAGTAATCGGTCAGGTGTTCATCGACATTCAGGTCCGGGTTCCAGAGCATCCGAAACCATACATTGATGAACCAGTGAGCTTCCTGAGGCGAACGTCCTCTGCTGTTGAGGTACTCGCCCGAAACATACTCACTGTAGTCGTGCAGCCACTGTTGCTTGACATGTGGGTAGATGATCGGCGCCGCCGTCCAGAGGCCAGGCCAGACCGGGTAATCCCAGATAAGAAGCCGATCCCGGTCACCGCCGAGTTTCGCGCTCCATGATTTGATCAGTTCATCATTGATCGGCCGCGACTCCGGCTCCTTGTAAATGTGGCTCGGAGCGAGCACGGCAAGCACAATGTCCACGTTCTCGGGCAAATCAAACTCGGGTGGAAGCGTATAGCCCTGATAAGCCAGCGTCACCACTCGTCGCTCAGGCCACTGCTCCTTCACTCGCAATGCCAGGTCCTTGATATGCTTGAAGTAGACGTTCGACTGCCTGCCCCAACCTTGCGGCTGATGCGAAAACCGTTGTACCGGGTTAAATTCCGACTTACTCAGTTCCTTGCACCGTTCGCAATGGCAATCTGCCAGATTGTCGGCAGGTGATACTGAAATGTAATGTGCGCTGGGGTTATGTCCCAGTGGTGCTTTCCCCTCTTCATACCAGGCGGCATAATCAGCCATGCGCTGGTCGATGACGCCCGGCTCGCTGTAACACAGAAACCGGAAATCGCGCGTTCCATCCGGCCTCAGGCGAAAATACTCCGGGTTGCTTTCCCGGTACCGGAGCCGCCAGCCGTCGTCGGTATGCCCGATGGGCATCAGCCGAGGGTTACCCATCTTGATTTCCGAACCGAAGAACCCGTATGTGAACCGATGGCTATATGCCGGCGCATCCTGATGATCGATTGACGCTGGGGCTGTCATCGTTGTGGATTGGGGAATCACCACGCCGAAGTCTTCGTCGCCATCGACTTCCTTGTCAAAGTAGAACCCGAAGTCGAGGTATTTTTCAAGAAAAATCGTAACCGCGTGCATCGTTCCGCGGTCGTGCTCGAAGTCCAGGTTGTTCGTACCAACCGGGGCGACCTCGCCGACCAGGGCAACGCCGCGTGGAAACGTTTTGATCCGGACGCCTTCTGTTTCGCTCGGTGGCTGTATGTCGTATCGCTCGGTCAACTCGCTTCGGCCGACCAGGATCAAAGTCCCTTCCGCCGGCGCCTCCGAAGCTAATACGATCGGGATTGTCGCGCCGCTTGCCTTGCTGATATATGTCTGAAGTTTCTCAGCCGCGACCCGTTGCGTATGTCTCGAATCCGCCTCCCGGACGATCAACTGGGGCTGATCCGAGGGCCCCATCACAAGCGGCTGATCGGCGATCACGATCGTCGCCTCGGAACGTCCATCCTGAACAAGCGTCAACAGGTCGCCGCCATCAACCGATGCATCGATCGCATTTGAACAGATCATCCAACAGATCATCATGCTGGCAATCCCTGGCTTGCGCAATAACCGAGTCGACATAGATATGATCCTTCTTAAAATAGCATGCCTTCATGGGAAGGCCGAGATATTTATAAAATCGTCGTTTGAGCACGCCCAGGCGAGCCCGAGGCGTATCCGTGGCGCGCGATCCACGTATGTTGTCCATCAG
This window contains:
- a CDS encoding DUF4838 domain-containing protein, whose amino-acid sequence is MSTRLLRKPGIASMMICWMICSNAIDASVDGGDLLTLVQDGRSEATIVIADQPLVMGPSDQPQLIVREADSRHTQRVAAEKLQTYISKASGATIPIVLASEAPAEGTLILVGRSELTERYDIQPPSETEGVRIKTFPRGVALVGEVAPVGTNNLDFEHDRGTMHAVTIFLEKYLDFGFYFDKEVDGDEDFGVVIPQSTTMTAPASIDHQDAPAYSHRFTYGFFGSEIKMGNPRLMPIGHTDDGWRLRYRESNPEYFRLRPDGTRDFRFLCYSEPGVIDQRMADYAAWYEEGKAPLGHNPSAHYISVSPADNLADCHCERCKELSKSEFNPVQRFSHQPQGWGRQSNVYFKHIKDLALRVKEQWPERRVVTLAYQGYTLPPEFDLPENVDIVLAVLAPSHIYKEPESRPINDELIKSWSAKLGGDRDRLLIWDYPVWPGLWTAAPIIYPHVKQQWLHDYSEYVSGEYLNSRGRSPQEAHWFINVWFRMLWNPDLNVDEHLTDYCKRFFGPAAEPMEKFYRLAIDRYQNVRWSENAIDYSAGLFKGLYGETYTPEVLDQLESYFHEAMVAVNASRGSTLREIKPEDGWVHTNTLATDTQYGIEIKAKGSPVNNPTIRWGDGEIRYRGELYNGLRLVVEPGIDGPRARLYPVNLISSEMSADNPQGGNTGYRQASKWLRNYASPGADYRVTLTGRTADDGNPMVVLYYGLTGDGRHGNQFFSGRRVFPSDGQWATVTDVFTVPDDVEGFNRIDFFRRDGEVWFADVSMHPDLPEDGLDVTDRIEGSLPMLKAGETASFQFTGDASNDDASVRIALDVPERNAVQDDIYKRRVYWMREWLENFSPDPLQRRGRMGFFVEARQAHRWVDRNRVYHAVRVDQSPEADFQASQWREAASTHLVQGKDDLRAGRDPYDRLGFTADFPTRVQIVHDNEHVYLAFRCSQTHAPTSEDAVAMAFYNNDKLLFEATIHADNSLASDTSTIRSETVAGQGWWGAFVTVPAELLSTNGRLDRVRASFTRTRTQAPDEAGRATGQDVVELPLPVGAESPSTSDDIISYTWSPLVEGNLGWRGYPWHRRGTVIFE
- a CDS encoding NAD-dependent epimerase/dehydratase family protein, with translation MPYTLITGASGLIGRALSTSLNANGGTTPLAMSRRGADLDVASVQGDFARFEDLRQLDRYEIEAVVHLGAVTGGCSEHDAMAVNVEGTRCLMRYLIDRGCRRFVLASSIAAVGLQSPDFRPRSFPIADEHPCDDRHGYGFSKYLMEEVTRYFHRQNPQIDATNLRLAAIYPDGKPPETEPDCTPGPWALAGLTQMSLRDAVDVFNHRAAPRDLPGVRARGAM
- a CDS encoding helix-turn-helix transcriptional regulator, whose product is MWPSKILQQVPRTWSPPHRWLEERRIELAARHLLHTNLPIAVVAQEAGYADQYHFSRVFKRVTGYAPARYRRTMRNSEK